One stretch of Epinephelus moara isolate mb unplaced genomic scaffold, YSFRI_EMoa_1.0 scaffold2370, whole genome shotgun sequence DNA includes these proteins:
- the LOC126387144 gene encoding LOW QUALITY PROTEIN: NXPE family member 3-like (The sequence of the model RefSeq protein was modified relative to this genomic sequence to represent the inferred CDS: substituted 1 base at 1 genomic stop codon), whose protein sequence is MKPLRAHTGQPEVKSGNVTAGPSGYYYHGMWRALGGTTVHQFNTSAISQCLKGKVVHMYGDSTIRQWFEYLRALPDLKEFDLHSPRQVGPFMALHYANNILVTFRCHGPPIRFYMVHTSELRYIANELDGVNGGINTIIVFGIWSHFSTFPMEVYISRLRSIRRAVVRLLDRASGTLVVIRTGNPKVLKGLYETLTNSDWYTLQHDKVLRLMFKGLNVHLIDAWEMVVAHHLPHSLHPQPPIVKNMIDLLLSYICPXKNG, encoded by the exons ATGAAGCCCTTAAGAGCCCACACAG GTCAACCAGAGGTGAAGAGCGGCAATGTGACAGCTGGACCCTCTGGCTATTATTACCATGGTATGTGGCGAGCACTAGGAGGCACCACAGTTCATCAGTTCAACACCTCTGCCATCAGTCAGTGTCTGAAAGGCAAGGTGGTCCACATGTATGGAGACTCCACCATCAGGCAGTGGTTTGAATACCTCAGAGCTCTACCAG ATCTTAAGGAGTTCGACCTGCACAGCCCGAGGCAAGTTGGACCTTTCATGGCCTTACACTATGCAAACAAC ATCTTGGTGACATTCCGCTGCCACGGTCCTCCTATCCGTTTTTACATGGTCCACACCAGCGAGCTTCGTTACATTGCTAATGAACTAGATGGTGTAAATGGAGGCATCAATACTATTATAGTTTTTGGCATCTGGTCTCACTTCAGCACTTTCCCCATGGAGGTCTACATCAGCCGGCTGCGGAGCATCCGCAGGGCGGTTGTGAGGCTGCTGGACAGGGCTTCAGGCACGCTGGTCGTTATCCGGACAGGAAACCCCAAAGTTTTAAAGGGACTTTATGAAACATTAACCAACAGTGACTGGTACACTCTGCAGCATGATAAGGTGCTCAGACTCATGTTCAAAGGACTGAATGTTCATCTGATTGATGCCTGGGAGATGGTCGTGGCCCACCACCTGCCACACAGCCTCCACCCACAACCTCCCATTGTTAAGAATATGATTGACCTTCTCTTGTCTTACATATGCCCTTAAAAGAACGGctag